The Corvus moneduloides isolate bCorMon1 chromosome 4, bCorMon1.pri, whole genome shotgun sequence genomic interval GCCAGAGCAGCCCGTGCCCGCGGCAGCACAAAAAGCGGAGGACGGAGCCCCCCGGGCCGGGTGCCCCTGGGCGCCCCCGCGATGCCGCCCCCGGGCCCCCGGGGCGCAGCCCAAGCCGGGCGGGAGGCGGCTGTGCTGCATCCCCTGGCGAAACTGAGCGTGAGGGAGACCCCGAGCTGCAGTCCGGCCTCGGGGAAGCCCCTGTGTTGGAGTCCTTACTCGACAAGCCCGTGAGCGAGCTGCTCAACAAATTTGCCTGTGGTCTGAAGGATGCGTGGGGCTTGGAAAACGGTGCGGACGCTGGTACTAGGGAATTCTCGCTAGGACGTAGGCTGGACAAGAAAATTCGAGCTGATTTACACAGTGCCGTTAGGCAGAAATTCCCCTTTCTAGTCACTGTTACAAAAGACAATGAAATGATTGTAAAAGGAAATCCTGATTACAGAGAACTTTGTCAATTAGTGACTGAAAAGGAAGCAAgtgatttctttaaatttttagaTGCAAAGATAGAAAATTCTACATTTTCCTTTGAGCCTGATGGAaacaaagagcacagaaaaatagTTCATCACTTTATTAATAGAAAATTTGGAAagcttttagaaacaaaatcttttaCTGTGACAAATGTCAATGATCAGCCAAATATGTCAATAATGGTACGTTTTCGAGAAAAAAAATGGTCCAGAAAAAGGTCTGCTGGTGGTTTTCAGGAGAAGCAAGATGTTTATACAGGTAAATACTACATTTTTAGTGAAGATGGCAGGCATTATGCTGTTCTGTAGAAAGACTGAAACTCAGGATCATTTTTGTATGACACATAGGCCTGGTCAACCCATTGTTTATGTTGAATGCATCATTATCAATGCAGTGGTGTTGCATCCCTGGAGAATTAAATGCATGAATCAAGTTACTGTAGCGATTTGACATAAACTGCTTGGTGATAATGGTTACAATTCTTTTGATTGTAGCCACTAACTAACTAGGTGGCGTTCCCAGTGTGATAGCTTTCCCTTGAAAGTAATTGTGGGATTTTAGGAGGTGCATCTAGATACTGAACAAGTTAGTAAGGTCAAATTTGACTTACGATCTCATTCTTTAAAGCAGTTTCTGGTACAGAGAATGTTTCCTGCAATACACTAATGCATGTTTGTTGAATTGTGTTGCATTTTATGAGGTACTATTTTTAAAGGTATCAGGGGTTTTTGGTTGGTCTGAGTTTTGTGTagagtgttgtttttttttttttcctgctgtgctgtaaaAGTCCCATTTACTTTAGTTTTGTGGGGTAGGAGGACAGTTTCTTTGCCGTTTCCATGCTGTTACAGTTTGAGGGGAAGAACCTGCCCGTCTGTCATGGCAGAACACTGAAACATAAAGGCAAGTTCCTAATAATTCTGAGAtgattttttcagctttcacccttcagaaagaaaatctaGAAACGCTAGAAGCAATCGGCTTGTTGGCAGCTGAACTTGATGTGCTTCCTTCAGACTTCAGTTACACTGGCATCAAAGATAAGAAGGCTATCACTTTGCAACCGATGGTTGTGAAGAAGGTGACTCCTGAGAGGTACTTAGAATCTGGGTACAATCAGTTTAGCACATAGTTTTTTGTGTTAATAAGTATCAACATGGTATGGTCTCTTGGAATGTTCTTACTGATTTGTCTTCCCTTTGCCTGTATAGAGCACAGTGGATCTTTTGTGGCTTTAGGGAATTGCAGCTTAGCACTGAAGTCAATGGTAAAATTCCACTGCAAACGGGACTGTAAGGCTAGTTGTCCAAGAGATAATTAGCAAAACATTGCATTAGTGTTTAAATGATGAAGAAGAATAGGTAAATGCATCCACACAGCAggagaataaataatttttataaataagcAGTTATAAAGTTATTGAAATATTGCTTAGAATTTAAGCTCTTATGCTGAAAGTTTCCTTTGATTTGAATGACTTATTTACACATAAGAACAAAGAGGTTGAGTGGATATTTTAAAGGGCAAGTATTTGAACTGTCAGCTATGTTTCCAATTACAAGCATATGTGAGCACACCCAGAGAATCAGTGCACtgagtttgtttttgttaaGGCTGACTGAGAAACAGCAATTGTGTTTTGGAGTCTGCTAGAGCAcattaccttttcttttccttttcctttgtctttaatgaaaaacaggttttgaagaatgaagagtaaaaaaaatgactagtttttcaatttaaaaaatcaaaaattcagTGCAGTTTCTTTGAGAAAGTTTGATGAATTGCTTCATTCCAGCATCTGTCAATATCATTTCAGTGCCAATGatgcaaacatttaaaaagcatttctggttTATAACTAAATTTTAAGATTTCTATCTCTGCatttgatttggttttcttATAATAATTGTTTGACATCTCATTTTAATTTAAGTGTTTTTGATATCAGTGCAAAGGCGAATAAGACATTCCTTGGAAGCTGTATAGCTTTAGTAGAGGATGGTTCATAATTTCTCCCAATTATTTATTCAGGTTGAAAGAAAttggaaacaaaatggaaaaaaagggcaTGAGAATATACAACATCCGTTCAGCATACCAGCACCTCAGACTTGGTCAGCTGAAGGGCAATCACTTTGACATAGTTGTGAGAGATCTCCAAAACCACAGTCATGACTCTTCTGCAGATTTGAAGGACAGAATATCTGAAGCAATGGAAAATGTTGAGGTAAGAAAGACACATGGTTGCTGATAATGAACAGAGTTTTAATTCTTTGCTGTTATAAAAAGTACTTTTGAGGAAAATGTTTGTAATAGCACAATAATGGCAGTATTTCCCAAGTTTGGTGCTTTTTGCAGTTTTATGTCTTTCCTGCATTGCTTAAGGGATCAGGAGTAAAAGTGCCTTCCAAGGAGGGACCACAAGTGAATTGATTCTGTGTTACAGACCAGAGACCCCAGAGTGGTGCAGCAAAAGGCAAGAGGAATTCAGTAACAAATGAGCATGGATGTAAGAGCCATTGGTGCACAGACCTGAGGCCAACCAAAGCGATGGGTCTCACTGTGGCAGATGAAGGGGGAAAATGTACTTACACATCTATATAATGTGTATGTAATGCGTGTATATGCATGCATATGCTCAGTGCACATGACAGCTGGTTGCCTTTTTTGGTCATGTGAGGAACATGCTTGGTTGGCTTGGGTGAAAAACATTATTGGTGTGAATATATGTAGAAAGTCCATTTCTGAGAAAGAAGATTCCCCTGAAATGCAGTGGATTTTGATTCTGTTTTCCTTAGTCCCTGAAGAAAACGCCTATCATCAGACATTCTTAAACtactaacaaaaataaaagcaaataatggAAGGGAAAACCTGTAGATGTTTTTTACAGTATTGATTTTCCTGCTCAATCTTTCTAAGTAATAACTATAATATAAACTGCTTTAAGAAGATTAATCCAGGAATAAAGTCTTGAATAAAAACTACCCAGTgtgcaaaagcaaaatacattacatgtattttagaaattaattttattattgaGAAAAGCATTCAGCTGGTACTCTAatgctttcttctctctgctccatctgacttgttttgttttgctatttggAAAATGAACACAAATTCCTATGATTGTGTGCCTTGCTTTATTACATTTACCTTACTGGTCAGATGATGTGTGACAAAACAGGATATGTATTAATCCAAAAGATggatttttcatcttctgtaaAAGCAGAATTGTGTATGGGACCTACAGATGCCCAAAGATTATAAAATTTTAACTGAATAaccatttgaaaaacaaatatcaTATGTTTTTGTTTGTCTACTCTATGTATACTTACTATTTTCTAGAAAAAGGTGTGCTCCTTGGGTCACATGACTGTGATTTTACTTCTCACATGTGACCTAGAACTCATCAGGAGATTTAAAATCCCAGTTAGCAGAAGTGCTCATTCTTGACCTTTATATTGCAATAATAATAGAAATTATCTCACGTGAAAAAGATTagtgtttttaagaaaaagtatCCAACAGTGGTTACTGTTCATTACCTGTGCTGCATTTGCTTGAGTAGAGATTTCATGATCTGACATATTTAAAAAGCTTAATTACTTTGACTTGACCTGTAGTAGTATTTATAATAATTAACtatatagaaataattttatttcatttacttgTGATCTTTTTAATGATGTGAAGACAATGGTAGAACTTGATAATCTTTTTAGATGTTTCTAACTTAAGTGCCAAAATATGGTAATGAATTATGAGTTATGCTTTTGTTCCATGTTACTTCTGATTTAAAAGTCCTGGTTTTATGCATTTTGAATGTAAATATAGATGTATGTGTGTTGTATGCCTGGTCTTATTAATCATGTTGTACTTTCATGCATGtagcatatttatttattctttctcattATAGACAAAAGGTTTTGTAAATTACTACGGACCTCAGCGGTTTGGACAAGGACAAATTGTTCAGACAGATCAAATAGGATTGGCTTTACTGAATGAAAATATGGTATTTCCATCTTGTAATTTGGGTACTTACTGTCAAGAGAATTTCATATTACTGTTGCAATATCTAGCACTGGAGTTGACCTTCTCAGTGAACAATTTCATTTGTGAGATAAACCCATCTGTGTGCTGGAAGCAATTGCTAGATCACAACATAAGCATGAAGCTATTcctactgaaaataaaaaccttttttaaacAGCAAGTGAAGTTTTAAATAGTTCTGGGGTGATAGTTCTGTCTGTGATTGGAATGTGATTGGGATTGTCATCATGCCACTTGGCAGGAAAGTGGTTGCATTCCATAAAGGGTTTGAACACTGAAAAGAATCAGTCTTCATACAGTGTTTATTCATGATCCTGATCGCCTCCAAACTGTAGCTTCTTTATTGTGCTGGGGGTCTGTTTACTTCTTAAAAACACACATAAGTTCATAAGAAAGGATTTGCTTTTTCAATactgcagtaatttattttctatatgaAAGAGATTGCTGCTTTCCGTTATTCCTAGACTATTTTCCCTAACTCTCAGTTCTGAGCTTATTAAGTAATAATTCATAGGATAAGAGTAATGTACTTTTAAATGTATGTGGTATAGTATTTGTCACAGGTGAAAAGACTAATCAGGCACTACAAAGTCAAAAGGATACTTGAGTATCCTTTTCTTCTAATCTTGTTTTGATTCTGAGAAAAGTCAGGAAAACTTATCTTTCAAATAGAAGAGTCAAAATTTGAGGGCAGCCCATAAAAGTTACTATTGATGTATCTGACATCAGATAGCAGTTGAACCAGGTGCCAGTCCCTGAGGAGTAATGATTTAAATCTTTAGTTTTAATGTAGttactttaatttaaaataggtaggaactttttttttttttaatattaaaaatgtgcCAGTATGTGCTTGCACAGTCCAGTACAGAGGAGGACAAGAGCCATGTGTCGCAGGTTGGTAGAAGTACTAGCAAATTGAGCAGCTCCTCTGATGTTGCAAGCAGCAGAGATTCCTATAGTTGTCCTTGTCACAGTGTCATCTGACCTAATACAGATTTAAAATCTGTAAATAcagtattgaaaaaaaaaaaaaaaggttgccCCTCTGTATGAGACTGTGGAAAGTGTTCAGTGTAAATTTTGCATGAAGCATgcaggatggaaggaaggagcCTTCCTGTTCAGGATAAAATGATGACAATTTCAAGTGGAGAAGTTTGAACTGGATGACCAAGAAAGTGACTGGTTTCTCACAGATCTTTGAAAACTGTCTTATGTTTTCTGGGTGACTAAAACCTGTTTTTAATGTGAGAAGGGACACAACACATTGTTCTGTGGTTCATGGGATCTTCTGTGAAAGGGAGAATTTGACTTTGACACTAAAGAACTGATTTAATTTTGAGAGCTTGCAGAATATGTTAAGACAGAATTGGATGCATGATTATCTCTTTAGCTGACAAATAGTtatatttaactgaaaaaaaaaattattcttttaaggtgaaagctgtgaaattatttttcacaccCGAAGATACTGATGATCCTGTAAACAATGCAAAAAGATACTTTCTTCAAACTGGTATGTCCACTTAAATTGTCCATATATTTATGCAGAGTTGATATTGTGAGGTAGTAAGGTGTTGCTGCACAGggagatacttttttttcctactctttATGCCACTTACACTTCATTCTGTGAAACTCAACAGAGTTGCAAATGCTGTATATCATAATGCTGGAAAAGACTTAAGATTTATCAGAGGAGTTTTGGCCTCCTTCCATCTGTCTGCTTTTGGATAGTGAACTTCTTCTCCCTAGTGAGGGAAGTATACAGGAATGTGGCACCCAACTCATACTCAGCACTTAACACAtctactttctttctttcttgaacTAAAATCAACGAAGTATGTCAAAGGCAGGAGTGTGCTAAGTAAAGTGCTCTGTTTGCcatatttattgcttttatcATTTATCTGAACTTTCTCTCCAATTTGAAGTTGCTCTCaactgcaaatatatttttcttttaaaatattccacaCCTATTAGCCTGCTTATCACTGTAGATTGACATAACAACTATGATATATAGCTTCAAAAGACAAAGATATGTTTGgtttcacaaaaaaaatgtCAGATGAATGATTCTGTTCTGTACATGGCTGTATGATGCATGGAAAAACATTGACATGGACCCTGAAAGCAGCTGCTTGCCTTTTCCTGAAAGCAAATGTAGAAGTCTGTGCAAAAGGCTTTGTTAGGTAATCACTtgtaacatgaaaaaaacaccataaaattttaaatatatttatacaatGTAGCACAAATccaattaaatgtattttcattttggttaAGGATCAGACTTCCCTGAGGCCAATGTAATTTTtacctttaaaataaagacatgttttttacCTGCtgtgaaaaacatattttcaaatgaCAAGAAGTAGAgattttaatgttcttttatAGCTTGGTTTTTACTTTCAGTTACCTGGTTCAAAAAAAGCCCTTGGAGTGATAAAGTAAGTTtctaaaaaaagatttttttcaaactagGCCAAATAACTGAATGACAGGTAATTTAATTTATACTGcatgaaacagaataaaattcaTGGTTCTGTGCTGGTAGGCATATGAGATGAAATTTGTCTAATATGACACattgaaggaaaggaaataatcaAAGCATTGAGATAGTAGACTGACACCTTTTTTCCGTATTTGATTATTTCATCTTCTTAAGTGTCAGgtaatatttgaaaaatcagGGATAACTGACatggttatttttgtttatatcaGAAGATGCAAAGGGCACACTTGTGATGCTGCCAGAATTTAAAGTAAGAGAGAAGATGCTGCTACGAGCTTTAAATCGCTATGGTGTAAATCATGAAGGTTGTACCAAAGGATGGCTCAACATTCCTCATTCCTTGCGCATATTCTATGTCCATGCTTATTGCAGTAAAATTTGGAATGAAGCAGCATCATATAGGCTGAAGACTTATGGCTCAAAAGTGGTTGAGGGTGATCTTGTTTTGGTGGAAGAAAATGATGAAAGCATTTCCCTAAATGACAAGGTGAGTCTTCCCAAAGTAGTtcttgtaaaaagaaaacaacaacaacaaaaaaccccaaacaacttAATGCACTTGAATACATAAGCAGACATACTCTAATGCCTTTATTTTGGTCTAAACTGGTAACAGTTGTTCAAAAAATGCAGCAGTCTTCTTGGTAAAGTAGTAAAGGGCAAGGTACTTTATATTAAGCATATCTTAAGATTTTTTCATATCTGAGTTTATTTCCCTTGCAGTAGTTAAATAACCTTAGTATTCTTTGCAAGTTTGTGAGTACAGTGCATAATTCCTAAAATACAGCGtatgtttttactttttaaaaggttggtggttttttcttcttaaatttcTTGTCAGGTCCACGTAGTCACTGCTTCAGAAGAATCAGCTAACAAATATTCTATATACCAAGTAAGTCTGTATGAAGAATTCTGAGTTGTTGATCTCTTTATTTgattaaaatgctttgttttaaataatgtgACTAATTTATCTGGTGCAATCTTCTTCCCTGCCAGAATGCTCATTGAAGAAAACACATGTGAACTAATCTTCACTCTCATAACAAATTTACTTGGTAGtggaaataaatacagtgtCATTTGCAGCATGGCAATATTTATCCTGAAACTGAATACTTTGGAAAAGATTTCAGTCTTCTGGGAAAAACTTTCAGAAGCAGTTGACGTTctaatttttgaaagtttgaGAGTGTAGTTGTGAAGTCTTGCATGGCAACTGAATATATGGCAACCGAATCTCtttactgctgtatttttcccagcaagcaagaaaattcatatttatatatttctagTTTGTTTTAGGAATCCTAATacattgattattttttctgctttaattacATTCAATATACCTGCCATGCACAGCTTCATTTCACAAGAGAAACTGCTGGTTTACTATTTCAGGCCCCAAAACACAAGGCTTGAACACATTTAAAATGATCACATTTATTTAAAGGGGAATGGGTGAGCGTTACCTcaaatacatttgttttgttttttcctttgaaggtGGTTCTTCCAATGGTGGGACATAGTATCAAGTATCCGAGTAATAAAGTTGGACAATGGTACCATGAAAGACTTTCTAAGGATGAGCTGGAGTTGTGCAAATTCAGAGTTTCTCCATTACAGCTGAATATACCTGGATGCTACAgactcattttgaaaaatgttcagAATCTCTCGTATTTTTTGGAAGGTAGTGAAAAAGAGACCAAAATTGAGGACAACCATCTGAATGATTTGAAAGTCTCTCTTCATATATCATTTGACCTTGATCCTTCATGTTATGCAACAGTCTGTCTgagagaaataatgaaatgtgACTTTTAAGATTCCACTTAATGAAAGATTGCAGGAATATTGTACACTGTTGATATTTTACATGTAATGCCAAGAACATAAGGGTAAATAACAGGTTCATGAACAGGAAAAATCTGTAGATTGAGATTCATacagattaggaaaaaaaactttaCCAAAATCCTTTGGAATGTTTCAAAAACACTCCAAACTCTAAATGCATTGAATGCATTGAAGTAAAACTCTGTTACACCAGGCAGGTCTAACAGAACGTAAGAAACTGTGGGCAGCCAGCATGAATTTCCTATTTGCATAG includes:
- the PUS7L gene encoding pseudouridylate synthase 7 homolog-like protein isoform X2, which gives rise to MGGGGGGRGAPWRRLPEAVGVPASLPPSLPASIPASLYPSLPASLPPRLSAAFFVAVDSIPPPCLFPLRPSQVRRVWAGAGKAAAMLPSFSYLTEHTGFRGTIKNSPRDFAVTELEVPELFLRDARPELLQKTSEAPPGQSSPCPRQHKKRRTEPPGPGAPGRPRDAAPGPPGRSPSRAGGGCAASPGETEREGDPELQSGLGEAPVLESLLDKPVSELLNKFACGLKDAWGLENGADAGTREFSLGRRLDKKIRADLHSAVRQKFPFLVTVTKDNEMIVKGNPDYRELCQLVTEKEASDFFKFLDAKIENSTFSFEPDGNKEHRKIVHHFINRKFGKLLETKSFTVTNVNDQPNMSIMVRFREKKWSRKRSAGGFQEKQDVYTAFTLQKENLETLEAIGLLAAELDVLPSDFSYTGIKDKKAITLQPMVVKKVTPERLKEIGNKMEKKGMRIYNIRSAYQHLRLGQLKGNHFDIVVRDLQNHSHDSSADLKDRISEAMENVETKGFVNYYGPQRFGQGQIVQTDQIGLALLNENMVKAVKLFFTPEDTDDPVNNAKRYFLQTEDAKGTLVMLPEFKVREKMLLRALNRYGVNHEGCTKGWLNIPHSLRIFYVHAYCSKIWNEAASYRLKTYGSKVVEGDLVLVEENDESISLNDKVVLPMVGHSIKYPSNKVGQWYHERLSKDELELCKFRVSPLQLNIPGCYRLILKNVQNLSYFLEGSEKETKIEDNHLNDLKVSLHISFDLDPSCYATVCLREIMKCDF
- the PUS7L gene encoding pseudouridylate synthase 7 homolog-like protein isoform X1, whose product is MGGGGGGRGAPWRRLPEAVGVPASLPPSLPASIPASLYPSLPASLPPRLSAAFFVAVDSIPPPCLFPLRPSQVRRVWAGAGKAAAMLPSFSYLTEHTGFRGTIKNSPRDFAVTELEVPELFLRDARPELLQKTSEAPPGQSSPCPRQHKKRRTEPPGPGAPGRPRDAAPGPPGRSPSRAGGGCAASPGETEREGDPELQSGLGEAPVLESLLDKPVSELLNKFACGLKDAWGLENGADAGTREFSLGRRLDKKIRADLHSAVRQKFPFLVTVTKDNEMIVKGNPDYRELCQLVTEKEASDFFKFLDAKIENSTFSFEPDGNKEHRKIVHHFINRKFGKLLETKSFTVTNVNDQPNMSIMVRFREKKWSRKRSAGGFQEKQDVYTAFTLQKENLETLEAIGLLAAELDVLPSDFSYTGIKDKKAITLQPMVVKKVTPERLKEIGNKMEKKGMRIYNIRSAYQHLRLGQLKGNHFDIVVRDLQNHSHDSSADLKDRISEAMENVETKGFVNYYGPQRFGQGQIVQTDQIGLALLNENMVKAVKLFFTPEDTDDPVNNAKRYFLQTEDAKGTLVMLPEFKVREKMLLRALNRYGVNHEGCTKGWLNIPHSLRIFYVHAYCSKIWNEAASYRLKTYGSKVVEGDLVLVEENDESISLNDKVHVVTASEESANKYSIYQVVLPMVGHSIKYPSNKVGQWYHERLSKDELELCKFRVSPLQLNIPGCYRLILKNVQNLSYFLEGSEKETKIEDNHLNDLKVSLHISFDLDPSCYATVCLREIMKCDF
- the PUS7L gene encoding pseudouridylate synthase 7 homolog-like protein isoform X3, which translates into the protein MGGGGGGRGAPWRRLPEAVGVPASLPPSLPASIPASLYPSLPASLPPRLSAAFFVAVDSIPPPCLFPLRPSQVRRVWAGAGKAAAMLPSFSYLTEHTGFRGTIKNSPRDFAVTELEVPELFLRDARPELLQKTSEAPPGQSSPCPRQHKKRRTEPPGPGAPGRPRDAAPGPPGRSPSRAGGGCAASPGETEREGDPELQSGLGEAPVLESLLDKPVSELLNKFACGLKDAWGLENGADAGTREFSLGRRLDKKIRADLHSAVRQKFPFLVTVTKDNEMIVKGNPDYRELCQLVTEKEASDFFKFLDAKIENSTFSFEPDGNKEHRKIVHHFINRKFGKLLETKSFTVTNVNDQPNMSIMVRFREKKWSRKRSAGGFQEKQDVYTAFTLQKENLETLEAIGLLAAELDVLPSDFSYTGIKDKKAITLQPMVVKKVTPERLKEIGNKMEKKGMRIYNIRSAYQHLRLGQLKGNHFDIVVRDLQNHSHDSSADLKDRISEAMENVEVKAVKLFFTPEDTDDPVNNAKRYFLQTEDAKGTLVMLPEFKVREKMLLRALNRYGVNHEGCTKGWLNIPHSLRIFYVHAYCSKIWNEAASYRLKTYGSKVVEGDLVLVEENDESISLNDKVHVVTASEESANKYSIYQVVLPMVGHSIKYPSNKVGQWYHERLSKDELELCKFRVSPLQLNIPGCYRLILKNVQNLSYFLEGSEKETKIEDNHLNDLKVSLHISFDLDPSCYATVCLREIMKCDF